From Tachyglossus aculeatus isolate mTacAcu1 chromosome 12 unlocalized genomic scaffold, mTacAcu1.pri SUPER_6_unloc_1, whole genome shotgun sequence, the proteins below share one genomic window:
- the LOC119921141 gene encoding olfactory receptor 10AC1-like, with translation MDGKNQTTGFLLQGFSELPRFRPLLFVLLLVGHLATLTGNLSILVAVASAPQRPPMLLFLGQLSGIELGYALVVGPRLLADLAGPASPAGRPISFLGCAAQMQMFVALGGAECFLLASMAFDRYMAVCLPLRYPAVVTPALCARLAVGCGLGALAVSLGLTVTVARLPFCRSRLLPHFFCDVTALLQVACTQGRVDELPLLAASVLLLLLPSLLILASYGAVVAAVLRVPAAAGRHKAFSTCASHLTVTVLHYGCAAFTYVRPKASYRPRRDKVLSLVYTNLTPLLYPLIYSLRNREVTGAIRKRLGPRRAGQTLSRP, from the coding sequence ATGGATGGCAAGAACCAGACAACGGGCTTCCTCCTACAGGGCTTCTCTGAGCTGCCACGGTTCCGGCCCCTCCTCTTTGTGCTGCTGCTGGTAGGGCATCTGGCCACCCTGACTGGCAACTTGAGCATCCTGGTGGCCGTGGCCTCGGCCCCACAGCGGCCGCCCATGCTGCTCTTCCTGGGCCAGCTGTCGGGCATCGAGCTGGGCTATGCCTTGGTGGTGGGGCCTCGGTTGCTGGCGGACCTGGCGGGCCCCGCATCCCCAGCTGGGcgtcccatctccttcctgggctgtgccgcacAGATGCAGATGTTCGTGGCTCTGGGTGGGGCCGAGTGCTTCCTGCTGGCATCCATGGCATTCGACCGCTACATGGCTGTGTGCCTCCCACTGCGCTACCCGGCGGTGGTCACCCCGGCGCTGTGTGCCCGCCTGGCGGTCGGCTGCGGCCTGGGAGCCCTGGCCGTGTCCCTGGGGCTGACGGTGACCGTGGCCCGCCTACCCTTCTGCCGTTCGCGCCTCCTGCCGCACTTCTTCTGTGATGTCACAGCGTTGCTGCAAGTGGCCTGCACCCAGGGCCGAGTCGACGAGCTGCCGCTGCTGGCCGCCagcgtgctgctgctgctgctgccctcacTGCTCATCCTGGCCTCCTACGGGGCCGTGGTGGCCGCCGTGCTGAGGGTGCCTGCTGCCGCTGGCCGCCAcaaggctttctccacctgtgcctcacaCCTGACGGTCACCGTGCTTCACTACGGCTGCGCCGCCTTCACGTATGTGAGGCCCAAGGCCAGCTACCGGCCTCGGCGGGACAAGGTGCTGTCCCTGGTTTACACCAACCTCACACCCCTGCTCTACCCGCTCATCTACAGCCTGCGCAACCGTGAGGTCACCGGGGCCATCCGGAAGAGGCTGGGGCCTAGGAGGGCTGGCCAGACTCTGAGCCGCCCGTGA